CAGGGACGATCGACCGGGAGCACCTCCACCTCTCGCCCGTAGCGCGTCAGCCGATCCCCTTCGATGAGGCCGCGCCGCTCGAGCAGCTCGACCGCCCTCCGGTACGCGATCCTGTCGAGAGGAACCGGCAGGTCCAGCTCGTCGGCCCTCACCCCCATGTCGGCGCAGGTCATCGCCACACGCTCCGGATCCCCCGCGAGCTGGAAGTTGGGCGCCGTCGGCTGCAGCGAGTCGAAATCGATGTCTCGCTCCGACAGGATCCACACTTCTCCCCCTTCGACCCGGCCGTGGACTCGCCCCGCCATCTGCAGGATCTCGTTGGCGCCCAGAGGCAGGCGGGTCAGAACGCCCTTGCCCCGTTCGACCAGCGTGGTGAACTGCGCGTCCTCGATCACCACGGTGTCCAACCCCTGAATGTTGAGCGCGGACTGTCCCGCCGCCGTCATCGACAGCAGGTAGGGGTGGGGAGCGTCGCCTTCGAGAAAGGGGCGGAGCTTGGTGATGGGCTCACCGCCGTGATAGTAGGCGGTGAAGATCTTCGGCCACCGCCCGGCCACGGTGGTCGCGATCTCCTCCGTCGAAGCCCTGGTGGGTACGAAGACCGCGACTCCGCGGTCTTCCTTGATGACGTGCCGCAGGAACCGGTCGCTGAGAAACTCCAGCGGCTGCGTGGTCCGGGAAATGCGCACCCGGGCGGCCTTCTGCGGATCGAAGGCGCTGGTCTCGATGACCTCCGCGGAATCGAGGTATTCGGCGTAGAAGGTGGGGTCGACCGTTGCGGAGAGCCAGATGAACCGGCACCCGGCGCGCTTTCCCAATGCCAGGCAGAGTTCCAGCTCGGCCGAGGTCTGATGGATCTCGTCCACCACGATCGTGTCATCGCCTACGATGAGATCGTCCTGGAGCCAGCGTCGCGCGATCCCCGTGGTAACGATGACCACGTTCCAGGTAGGTGTCTCCGGCGTCGCCTCCCGTTCGCGATTCACCACCCCCACCCGCAACGGCGTACCGACGATCTCCTCGGCGATCGGCCGGATCGCCAGCGTCTTGCCGGTTCCCGTTCCGGCAACGATCCCGAAGCCTTGGCCGCTGGCGGCAAGCCGCCGGATGTCGTCCCCGTGCTCCTCCTCCAGCACCGTCCGGATCCCGGTGAGACCCACTCCGAGCTCGATCGTCTCGCACGCCGCGCGTGTCGGCGCGATGACCACCAGACGCCCTCCCGTCGGCCGGCCGGGATATCGCTCCGAGGGTGGGATCGTGGGAACGTGAACCATGAATTGCGGACGTGTGTCGATACTCTGCAATTGGGGGCGCAAGCTCCGGCCGCGGTCGCGAATTCGCAAGTATGCCGCCAGGCGCCGCGGTCGTCCTGCGCTCGAACGGCTCGCAGCCCCGCTGGTTGCCACCCGTCGGGCGAAGGCGCCATTGGATTTTCCGGATAGATCGACTTTCGTTCGGGGGCGGCAACACGCTTCCCGCGTACGCCTTCGAAAGCGGTTTTACGGTGGAAACGGATGAATAATCTGCGAGATCTGCAGGTGCAGGCGCGAAGCCTGGAAAGTGCCGGCCAGCACGCTGCGGCGCTCAAGCTGTACGAGCGCATTCTGGAGGAGCCCGCGGGGCAGCGTGACGGCGGTGTGTGGGTGCGGAAGGCGCGCCTCCACCTCGCCCTGTCGCAGCAGACGGAGGCCGCGGAGAGCTACGCCACCGCAGCGGAGCGCTACCAGAGCATGGGGCTGGCAAATCTGGCCCTGGCGCAGAGTCAGCGTGCGGAGCAGGTGGATTCATCGCGGCCGGAGGGCTTCCTGCGCAGCGCCCGCCTGGCGGCGTCGCTGGGATATGCTCGCGACGCGCGGAGCAGCTTTCTGGCGTATGCCGATCGCGCGATCGCCACGAACGAGGAGGCCGCCGCGGTTGCCGCCCTACGGGAGTGTCTCTCCTTCTTCCCGGAAGACGAGGCCGTTCGCGCGCGGCTGGTAGAGCTCGCGGGTGAGGCGCCGCCGTACCCGCCCGTGTCGTTGCCGGAGGTGTCCGTGCGCGAGCGCATCGCTCCGACGGAAACGGAAGCCGGGCCGGCGGCTGTCCTGGAGGCCGACCCCGACGTCGGGGCCGCGCCGGCGGAGGTAGACGAGGTAGGGGTAGAGGAGCTGGTAGAAACATCAGCGGGTGCACCCGACGCTGCGCCGCAGGTGGAGCCACTCGAAGGCTTCGAGCCTACACGCGTCGAAGGGCCCTTCGACGCCTCACCGGAGGTGGAGCTGGAGAGCGACGCCGCCGAGGGCGCGTCTGATCCGGCGGTGTTCGCATCGCTCGATCTGGAAGGGGGCGAGGTTTCCGAGGAAGAAGAGCCCGACGCGGCCGAGGTCGAACCCCTGCCGCTTCTCGGCGTCGAGCCGGGCACCGTTGCGCCGACCCCGGCGGAGGAGATTGCCGCCGCACGAGCGCGCGTAGCCGACAACCCGGGTGACCTGACGGCGCGCCGGGAACTGATCGCCCTGCTGCGAGCGCACGGAGCTCCGGAACTTGCTGAG
The DNA window shown above is from Longimicrobiaceae bacterium and carries:
- a CDS encoding tetratricopeptide repeat protein, translating into MNNLRDLQVQARSLESAGQHAAALKLYERILEEPAGQRDGGVWVRKARLHLALSQQTEAAESYATAAERYQSMGLANLALAQSQRAEQVDSSRPEGFLRSARLAASLGYARDARSSFLAYADRAIATNEEAAAVAALRECLSFFPEDEAVRARLVELAGEAPPYPPVSLPEVSVRERIAPTETEAGPAAVLEADPDVGAAPAEVDEVGVEELVETSAGAPDAAPQVEPLEGFEPTRVEGPFDASPEVELESDAAEGASDPAVFASLDLEGGEVSEEEEPDAAEVEPLPLLGVEPGTVAPTPAEEIAAARARVADNPGDLTARRELIALLRAHGAPELAEALADAERHFAEAGRMAEALRFVEELARLEPRDTALQQRRVERALRAGDRQALLDAYLALADALEAERRVDAARDALRRVLELEPDNERARAVVGAPTSLSPAREYVDLGELILSGVQQEATRFQVAALEPTGDEESDFEEILNLFRQKIARSLDPKDSASHYDLGLAFKEMGLLDDAIIHLQSGLRGGANPLATLEVLGECFVLKGQTSLAARVFERATRLEGVGESDLVGVLYGLARCQEELGQREQARGTYERIVAVDLSFRDAAQRLERLQSR